From Bradyrhizobium symbiodeficiens, the proteins below share one genomic window:
- a CDS encoding branched-chain amino acid ABC transporter permease, translated as MPKSMGAVKQAIPAAIGGETDVAMDSSRAAKQKPTRKILPIVEGVVLVAALLAPLLLQDYLTVFATRVIILALFALSFDLVWGYAGIMSFGQALFFGSAGYGVALLARDLDITNIFLVLPAGTIIGLTFALLLGGFLLLGRHPSSVIFVSLGTLTGSYAADRLARGWYYLGGQNGIPSIAPMTLGGYEFTEGPAFYYLVLGILVVVYLLCRFLVRSQFGLALAGLRENEQRIAFFGYKAQHLKAIIFAIGGAVAGMAGSLYAFHEGFVWPNMVGVVVSTQVVLYVLFGGSGTLIGAVIGAVIVEGVSFWLSDNYRDVWPIILGVLLLLVILFRPLGLISFVLGERERVGSFGAKPKENVKENVKEKRNAP; from the coding sequence ATGCCGAAGTCGATGGGCGCAGTGAAACAGGCGATCCCCGCCGCAATCGGCGGGGAGACGGACGTCGCCATGGATAGCAGCAGGGCGGCGAAGCAAAAACCGACGCGGAAAATCCTGCCGATCGTCGAGGGCGTCGTGCTGGTCGCGGCGCTGCTCGCGCCGCTGCTGCTGCAGGACTATCTCACGGTGTTCGCCACCCGCGTGATCATCCTGGCGCTGTTTGCGCTGTCGTTCGATCTGGTCTGGGGCTATGCCGGCATCATGAGCTTCGGCCAGGCCCTGTTCTTCGGCTCGGCCGGTTATGGCGTCGCGCTGCTTGCGCGCGACCTCGACATCACCAACATCTTCCTGGTGCTGCCCGCGGGCACCATCATCGGCCTCACCTTCGCGCTGCTGCTCGGCGGCTTCCTGCTGCTGGGTCGGCATCCCTCCAGCGTGATCTTCGTGTCGCTGGGCACGCTGACCGGCTCCTACGCCGCCGATCGCCTCGCGCGCGGCTGGTATTATCTCGGCGGCCAGAACGGCATCCCCTCGATCGCGCCGATGACGCTCGGCGGCTACGAGTTCACCGAAGGGCCGGCGTTCTACTATCTCGTGCTCGGCATTCTCGTCGTGGTCTACCTGCTCTGCCGCTTCCTGGTGCGATCGCAATTCGGCCTCGCGCTCGCAGGGCTCCGCGAGAACGAACAGCGCATCGCCTTCTTCGGCTACAAGGCGCAGCACCTGAAAGCGATCATCTTCGCGATCGGCGGCGCCGTTGCGGGGATGGCGGGCAGCCTCTATGCCTTCCACGAAGGCTTCGTCTGGCCCAACATGGTCGGCGTCGTGGTCTCGACGCAAGTCGTGCTCTATGTGCTGTTCGGCGGCTCCGGCACGCTGATCGGCGCCGTCATCGGGGCCGTCATCGTCGAGGGCGTCAGCTTCTGGCTCTCGGACAATTACCGTGACGTCTGGCCGATCATTCTCGGCGTGCTGCTGCTGCTCGTCATCCTGTTCCGGCCGCTCGGCCTGATCAGCTTCGTGCTCGGCGAGCGCGAGCGGGTCGGCAGCTTCGGTGCGAAACCCAAGGAAAACGTCAAGGAAAACGTCAAGGAGAAGCGCAATGCTCCTTGA
- a CDS encoding ABC transporter ATP-binding protein, with protein sequence MLLEAAGITKIFGKLTALDGAALSVGENEFHGLIGPNGSGKSTLMKCIAGAEVPTQGKVSFVNTDITAFTPTERARAGMSLKFQITSVLPSLTLYDNILLALQAQSSLIDLLFSRTRDALHEQVMTMLTQFRLADRAFEPAAALSHGQQQWLEIAMALAGKPKLLLLDEPTGGMSLEERRVTGELLQPIKQHCSLVIVEHDLDFIRDICDRLTVLDQGKVLASGTVSEIQANKAVQEIYLRRA encoded by the coding sequence ATGCTCCTTGAAGCCGCCGGCATCACGAAGATCTTCGGCAAGCTCACCGCGCTCGACGGCGCCGCGCTCAGCGTCGGAGAGAACGAGTTCCACGGCCTGATCGGTCCGAACGGCTCCGGCAAGAGCACGCTGATGAAGTGCATCGCGGGAGCCGAGGTGCCGACGCAAGGTAAGGTGTCGTTCGTCAACACCGACATCACCGCGTTCACGCCGACCGAGCGGGCGCGCGCCGGCATGAGCCTGAAATTCCAGATCACATCCGTGCTGCCGTCGCTGACGCTGTACGACAACATCCTGCTCGCATTGCAGGCGCAGTCCTCGCTGATCGACCTCCTGTTCTCGCGCACGCGGGATGCGCTGCACGAGCAGGTCATGACCATGCTGACGCAGTTCCGCCTCGCTGATCGCGCCTTCGAGCCCGCAGCGGCGCTGTCGCACGGCCAGCAGCAATGGCTGGAGATCGCGATGGCGCTTGCCGGCAAGCCGAAGCTGCTGCTGCTCGACGAGCCGACCGGCGGCATGAGCCTCGAGGAGCGCCGCGTCACCGGCGAGTTGCTGCAGCCGATCAAGCAGCATTGCTCGCTCGTCATCGTCGAGCACGACCTCGATTTCATCCGCGACATCTGCGATCGCCTCACAGTGCTCGACCAGGGCAAGGTGCTGGCGTCGGGCACGGTGTCGGAGATCCAGGCCAACAAGGCCGTCCAGGAGATTTATCTGCGCCGTGCCTGA
- a CDS encoding ABC transporter ATP-binding protein — protein MPEFLDIKHLDAGYGRSQVLFDVTLGIPWRGGVAVLGRNGAGKTTLMKTIVGELPAWKGEVAFDGRDISRRATQERVRAGIGYVPQEHSVFARLSVRDNLAVGSLASSKADAVDHVLTIFPKLGQRLDQPAGTLSGGERKMLAIGRALLGDPKLLLLDEPTEGVWIGVIEEITERLIELAKSISVIIVEQHLDLALRVADYAYVLDRGRVALQGQAGEVRDNPELVRYLAP, from the coding sequence GTGCCTGAATTTTTGGACATCAAGCATCTCGACGCCGGCTATGGCCGCAGCCAGGTCCTGTTCGACGTCACCCTCGGCATCCCCTGGCGCGGCGGTGTCGCCGTGCTCGGGCGCAACGGTGCCGGCAAGACCACGCTGATGAAGACCATCGTCGGCGAGCTGCCGGCGTGGAAGGGCGAGGTCGCCTTCGACGGCCGCGACATCAGCCGCCGCGCCACCCAGGAGCGCGTCCGCGCCGGCATCGGTTATGTGCCGCAGGAGCATTCGGTGTTCGCGCGCCTGTCGGTGCGCGACAATCTCGCGGTCGGCTCGCTCGCGAGCAGCAAGGCCGACGCCGTCGACCACGTGCTGACGATCTTCCCCAAGCTCGGCCAGCGCCTCGACCAGCCCGCCGGCACGCTCTCCGGCGGCGAACGCAAGATGCTCGCGATTGGCCGCGCCCTGCTCGGCGATCCCAAACTGCTGCTGCTGGACGAGCCGACCGAGGGCGTCTGGATCGGCGTCATCGAGGAGATCACCGAGCGCCTGATCGAGCTCGCCAAGAGCATCTCCGTCATCATCGTCGAGCAGCACCTCGACCTCGCGCTCCGCGTCGCCGATTACGCCTATGTGCTCGACCGCGGTCGCGTCGCGCTGCAGGGGCAGGCGGGCGAGGTGAGGGACAATCCGGAGCTGGTGCGGTATCTGGCGCCGTAA
- a CDS encoding helix-turn-helix transcriptional regulator: MSGFGHLDHLIDRIYEAGLIPSLWPDVLNEIANAIGGNGGLLFAVRDGYVSGVNSVNHDHTMPRFLQEGWSERDPLLPRAAALNYAGFLNDGDLLSEEEIATNDVYCNFYRRHGIGYRAGTIISIPSGDSIAIVMPRHQDNGPVPRDVVAFLDGLRPHLARASLTANRLGFERARAQADALQAIGLPGAILRERGKLLAANGLFEALMPSLFQDRAERLTLADGTADGLFLAALGTSFGGNSPAVKSLAIAAAMDRVPMVLHVVPVRGSARDIFTQATFMLIVTPVDRGAVPSAEVLQGLFDLTPAEAQVARGVAQAGSIDALAAKMGVTRETVRTQLKAVFSKTGLSRQQELVSLLAGKALRGG, translated from the coding sequence ATGAGTGGATTTGGGCATCTCGATCATCTGATTGACCGCATCTACGAGGCCGGGCTCATACCGTCATTGTGGCCCGATGTCCTCAACGAAATCGCCAACGCTATCGGCGGCAATGGCGGACTGCTTTTCGCGGTACGCGACGGCTATGTCAGCGGGGTCAATTCCGTCAATCACGACCATACCATGCCCCGTTTCTTGCAAGAGGGATGGAGTGAGCGCGACCCGCTGCTGCCGCGCGCCGCCGCTCTCAACTACGCCGGCTTCCTCAATGACGGCGACCTTCTATCGGAGGAGGAGATCGCGACCAATGACGTGTACTGCAATTTCTATCGCAGGCACGGAATCGGCTACAGGGCCGGGACCATCATTTCAATACCGAGCGGGGATTCGATTGCGATCGTCATGCCGCGACACCAGGACAACGGACCGGTCCCGCGCGACGTCGTCGCGTTCCTTGATGGCTTGAGGCCTCATCTGGCTCGGGCGTCCTTGACTGCAAACCGCCTTGGCTTCGAGCGTGCGCGCGCGCAAGCCGATGCATTGCAGGCCATTGGGCTGCCTGGAGCGATATTGCGCGAACGAGGCAAGTTGCTCGCGGCGAACGGCCTGTTCGAAGCGCTGATGCCGTCGCTGTTCCAAGATCGCGCAGAGCGGTTGACCCTGGCCGATGGCACTGCAGACGGATTGTTCTTGGCGGCGCTGGGGACCTCGTTCGGTGGCAACAGCCCGGCCGTCAAGTCTCTCGCCATCGCAGCGGCGATGGATCGCGTACCGATGGTCCTGCATGTCGTGCCGGTGCGCGGATCCGCACGCGATATCTTCACGCAAGCCACCTTCATGCTCATCGTAACGCCCGTCGATCGCGGCGCGGTACCGAGTGCGGAAGTCCTGCAAGGTCTGTTTGACCTGACGCCGGCAGAGGCCCAGGTTGCACGTGGCGTTGCACAGGCGGGATCGATCGATGCACTCGCAGCAAAAATGGGCGTGACGCGGGAGACGGTGCGCACGCAGCTCAAAGCTGTGTTTTCGAAGACCGGCCTTTCCCGTCAGCAGGAGCTCGTCAGCTTGCTCGCTGGCAAGGCATTGCGCGGCGGTTAG
- a CDS encoding L,D-transpeptidase family protein — translation MTASVLLAGCDTDQVSLANNAKANQPVPPKLLAAMVEKDMDLQSPILVRLFKQEAELEVWKQTRNGQFALLKTYPICRWSGDLGPKVREGDRQAPEGFYSINPSQMNPQSAYYLSFNTGYPNAFDKALGRTGSQLMVHGDCSSRGCYAMTDEQIAEIYSLGRESFFGGQKAFQLQAYPFRMTPVNMARHRNNPNMPFWKMIKEGYDHFEVTRQEPKVDFCEKKYVFDATRAPDAKRDPVFDASAKCPAYVIPEDVVAAVRGKQARDEAEYAKLVAKGTPVARMNTGIDGGMNKIFAAKIPEGSTGLSEGAEGTTLQMLAMAKAPGTIPGHVNPPKPNLDSVASAPAPQEEPVVAVSAPATSTRVATAQPAEKPQEKSGGFFSNLGRKMGMGSSETTATTPPPQATASVAPATTTPTTAASRLKAAVTRFVPGHDKSKEAAKEAAKPAATVAAKPAEPAKPDTRLAQTRPTLKPSVSDGASEATQIMGAAPVVSSNSFESRFGAVK, via the coding sequence ATGACCGCCAGCGTGCTGCTGGCCGGCTGCGACACCGACCAGGTCTCGCTCGCGAACAACGCCAAGGCCAACCAGCCGGTGCCGCCGAAGCTACTCGCCGCGATGGTCGAGAAGGACATGGATCTGCAATCGCCGATCCTGGTGCGCCTGTTCAAGCAGGAGGCCGAGCTCGAGGTCTGGAAGCAGACCCGCAACGGCCAGTTCGCGCTGCTCAAGACCTATCCGATCTGCCGCTGGTCGGGCGATCTCGGCCCCAAGGTGCGCGAAGGCGACCGCCAGGCGCCGGAGGGATTCTACTCGATCAACCCGAGCCAGATGAATCCGCAATCGGCCTATTACCTCTCCTTCAACACCGGCTATCCGAACGCCTTCGACAAGGCGCTGGGCCGCACCGGCTCGCAGCTGATGGTGCACGGCGACTGCTCCTCGCGCGGCTGCTACGCGATGACGGACGAGCAGATCGCCGAGATCTATTCGTTGGGGCGCGAGTCCTTCTTCGGCGGCCAGAAGGCGTTCCAGCTGCAGGCCTATCCGTTCAGGATGACGCCGGTAAACATGGCCAGGCACCGCAACAATCCGAACATGCCGTTCTGGAAGATGATCAAGGAAGGCTATGATCATTTCGAGGTGACGCGGCAGGAGCCGAAGGTCGATTTCTGCGAGAAGAAATACGTCTTCGACGCGACCCGCGCGCCCGATGCGAAGCGCGATCCGGTGTTCGACGCCTCGGCAAAGTGCCCGGCCTATGTCATCCCCGAGGACGTCGTCGCCGCCGTGCGCGGCAAGCAAGCCAGGGACGAGGCGGAATACGCCAAGCTGGTCGCCAAGGGCACGCCGGTGGCGCGCATGAACACCGGCATCGACGGCGGCATGAACAAGATCTTTGCCGCAAAAATTCCGGAAGGCTCGACCGGCCTGTCCGAAGGCGCCGAAGGCACGACGCTGCAGATGCTGGCCATGGCCAAGGCGCCGGGCACGATCCCCGGCCACGTCAATCCGCCCAAGCCGAACCTCGACAGCGTGGCGTCCGCGCCTGCGCCGCAGGAAGAGCCGGTCGTCGCCGTCAGCGCGCCCGCAACCAGCACCCGCGTCGCCACGGCCCAGCCTGCCGAGAAGCCCCAGGAAAAGTCCGGCGGCTTCTTCTCGAATCTCGGCCGCAAGATGGGCATGGGCTCGTCCGAGACGACCGCCACCACCCCGCCGCCGCAAGCGACCGCGTCCGTGGCCCCGGCCACGACGACGCCGACCACCGCGGCGTCGCGGCTCAAGGCCGCCGTGACCCGGTTCGTGCCGGGGCATGACAAGTCCAAGGAAGCGGCGAAGGAAGCTGCGAAGCCGGCCGCGACCGTGGCCGCCAAGCCCGCCGAGCCGGCAAAGCCCGACACCCGCCTCGCCCAGACGCGGCCCACGCTGAAGCCGTCGGTGAGCGATGGCGCGAGCGAGGCGACCCAGATCATGGGCGCCGCGCCGGTGGTGTCGTCGAACTCGTTCGAGAGCAGGTTTGGCGCGGTGAAGTAG
- a CDS encoding acetyl-CoA carboxylase carboxyltransferase subunit alpha, which yields MQDQMRSYLDFEKPVAELDSKLDELRVMAAAGTDIADEIGRIEDKAAQALADLYQNLTPWQKTLVARHPQRPHFNDFIKGLITEFTPLAGDRKFGEDEALVAGFGRFRGEAICVMGQEKGDSTESRIKHNFGMARPEGYRKCVRLMEMAERFGLPVLSLADSAGAYPGIGAEERGQAEAIARSTDACMALTVPNVAIITGEGMSGGAIAITTANKVLMLEHAIYSVISPEAASSILWRDGTKAQEAANNMKITAQDMLRFGVIDSILKEPVGGAHRDPAAMIATTGDAIAKAFDELRGMDGTAIRQQRRQKFLDIGRKLG from the coding sequence ATGCAAGACCAGATGCGCAGCTATCTCGACTTCGAAAAGCCCGTCGCCGAGCTCGATTCCAAGCTCGATGAGCTCAGGGTCATGGCGGCCGCCGGCACCGACATCGCCGACGAGATCGGGCGGATCGAGGACAAGGCGGCGCAGGCGCTGGCCGACCTCTATCAGAACCTGACACCGTGGCAGAAGACGCTGGTCGCGCGGCATCCGCAGCGGCCGCATTTCAACGACTTCATCAAGGGGCTGATCACCGAGTTCACCCCGCTCGCCGGCGACCGCAAGTTCGGCGAGGACGAGGCGCTGGTCGCAGGCTTCGGCCGCTTCCGCGGCGAAGCGATCTGCGTGATGGGCCAGGAAAAGGGCGATTCCACCGAGAGCCGCATCAAGCACAATTTTGGCATGGCGCGGCCGGAAGGTTATCGCAAATGCGTGCGGCTGATGGAGATGGCCGAGCGGTTCGGCCTGCCCGTGCTGTCGCTGGCCGATTCCGCCGGCGCCTATCCCGGCATCGGCGCCGAGGAGCGGGGCCAGGCCGAAGCCATCGCGCGCTCGACCGATGCCTGCATGGCGCTGACCGTGCCGAACGTCGCCATCATCACCGGCGAGGGTATGTCGGGCGGCGCCATCGCCATCACCACCGCCAACAAGGTCTTGATGCTGGAGCACGCGATCTACAGCGTGATCTCGCCGGAAGCGGCGTCCTCGATCCTCTGGCGCGACGGCACCAAGGCCCAGGAAGCCGCCAACAACATGAAGATCACCGCCCAGGACATGCTGCGTTTCGGGGTGATCGACAGCATCCTCAAGGAGCCGGTCGGCGGCGCCCACCGCGACCCCGCCGCCATGATCGCCACCACGGGCGACGCCATCGCCAAGGCCTTCGACGAGCTCCGGGGAATGGACGGAACCGCCATCCGCCAGCAGCGGCGGCAGAAATTCCTCGATATCGGCCGCAAACTGGGTTGA
- the xerD gene encoding site-specific tyrosine recombinase XerD gives MRNPPSDAKLTGLFLDMLAAEQGAGPNTLDAYRRDLTDFSEFLGRIGHSFADAETQTLRDYLADLDSRGFKSTSVARRLSAMRHLYRFLLNERIRAEDPAAILSGPKRGRGLPKVLSIADVDRMLTRAKELSEAEDASPSKRLRSLRLYCLLEVLYATGLRVSELVALPRSAAKRDARMIVVRGKGNKERLVPLNEASRQAMADYLAATEAAKTEKKKDSLAASKWLFPSFGESGHLTRQHFARDLKELAVASGLQARLVSPHVLRHAFASHLLHNGADLRIVQTLLGHTDISTTQIYTHVVEERLKSLVRDLHPLAEK, from the coding sequence ATGCGCAACCCGCCCTCAGATGCCAAGCTTACCGGCCTGTTCCTCGACATGCTCGCGGCGGAACAGGGCGCCGGGCCCAATACGCTCGACGCTTATCGCCGCGACCTCACCGATTTCTCGGAATTTCTGGGCCGCATCGGGCACAGCTTTGCCGACGCCGAGACGCAGACGCTGCGCGACTACCTCGCCGATCTCGACAGTCGCGGCTTCAAATCCACCAGCGTCGCGCGGCGGCTGTCGGCGATGCGGCATCTCTACCGCTTCCTCCTCAACGAGCGCATCCGAGCCGAGGATCCCGCCGCGATCCTGTCCGGCCCCAAGCGCGGCCGCGGCCTGCCGAAGGTGCTGTCGATCGCCGATGTCGACCGCATGCTGACACGCGCCAAGGAATTGAGCGAGGCGGAGGATGCTTCGCCGTCGAAGCGGCTGCGGTCTTTAAGGCTCTACTGCCTGCTCGAGGTGCTCTACGCCACGGGCCTGCGCGTCTCCGAGCTGGTGGCGCTGCCGCGCTCGGCGGCCAAGCGCGATGCGCGCATGATCGTGGTGCGCGGCAAGGGCAACAAGGAGCGGCTGGTGCCGCTCAACGAGGCCTCGCGGCAGGCGATGGCGGATTATCTCGCCGCGACGGAGGCCGCGAAGACGGAGAAGAAAAAGGACAGCCTCGCCGCTTCCAAGTGGCTGTTCCCCTCGTTCGGCGAGAGCGGGCATCTGACGCGGCAGCATTTTGCCCGCGACCTCAAGGAGCTCGCGGTCGCCTCGGGGCTGCAGGCGCGGCTGGTCTCCCCGCACGTGCTGCGCCACGCCTTTGCCAGCCACCTCCTGCACAATGGTGCAGACTTGCGCATCGTGCAGACCCTGCTCGGCCACACTGATATTTCCACGACGCAAATCTACACCCATGTGGTGGAGGAGCGGCTGAAGAGCCTCGTGCGCGACCTGCACCCGCTGGCGGAGAAGTGA
- a CDS encoding shikimate kinase — protein MSDAALPIPASLETDILSALGARSIVLVGMMGVGKSTIGRRLAVRLRLPFVDADTEIETSAQMTIPEIFERHGEAYFRDGEARVIARLLDGGPVVLATGGGAFMREETRARIAAKAVSVWLKADHDVIMRRVRRRADRPLLQTADPEGTVTRLLTEREPVYANADLTIASRDVPHDKIVDETIEALRAHLCGDQAAQPPADVVSASR, from the coding sequence ATGTCCGACGCCGCCTTGCCGATACCAGCTTCGCTAGAGACCGACATCCTGTCGGCGCTCGGGGCGCGCTCGATCGTGCTCGTCGGTATGATGGGGGTAGGCAAATCCACCATCGGCCGCCGTTTGGCTGTCAGGCTCAGGCTGCCCTTCGTTGATGCCGACACCGAGATCGAGACCTCGGCCCAGATGACCATCCCGGAGATCTTCGAGCGCCACGGCGAGGCGTATTTCCGCGACGGCGAGGCGCGGGTGATCGCGCGGCTGCTCGACGGCGGGCCGGTGGTGCTGGCGACCGGCGGCGGCGCCTTCATGCGCGAGGAGACGCGCGCGCGCATCGCCGCGAAGGCGGTGTCGGTCTGGCTCAAGGCGGACCACGACGTCATCATGCGCCGTGTGCGGCGCCGCGCCGACCGCCCGCTGCTCCAGACCGCCGACCCCGAGGGAACCGTGACGCGCCTCCTCACCGAGCGCGAGCCGGTCTACGCCAACGCCGACCTCACCATCGCCTCGCGCGACGTGCCGCACGACAAAATCGTCGATGAGACCATCGAGGCGCTGCGCGCGCATCTCTGTGGTGACCAAGCCGCCCAACCACCTGCCGACGTTGTGAGTGCGTCAAGATGA
- the aroB gene encoding 3-dehydroquinate synthase, translating into MTAPLKHSDPVNVEVALGNRAYDIVIGRGVLASLGERVAALRPGVRTAIVTDRTVAKHWLEPAEASLAASGIPTSRIVVEEGEISKTYAGLEKVSEALIAARIERNDLVIALGGGVVGDLAGFAAAILRRGVDFVQVPTSLLAQVDSSVGGKTGINSPQGKNLLGSFHQPVLVIADTAVLDTLSPRQFRAGYAEVAKYGVLGDEAFFTWLETNHSDIVKGGSAREHAIATSCRAKAGVVSRDERETGERALLNLGHTFGHALEAATGFSDRLFHGEGVAIGMTLAAQFSARLGMIGEAEASRVERHLIEAGLPTRLQDIAGFAQEGLADADALMALMAQDKKVTRGKLTFILLEAVGRAVIAKDVEPTLVRDFLQSKLAQ; encoded by the coding sequence ATGACTGCGCCGTTGAAACATTCCGATCCCGTCAATGTCGAGGTCGCGCTGGGCAATCGCGCTTATGACATCGTCATCGGCCGCGGCGTGCTGGCCTCGCTCGGCGAACGGGTCGCGGCCTTGCGCCCCGGCGTGCGCACGGCGATCGTGACGGATCGCACCGTGGCAAAGCACTGGCTCGAGCCCGCTGAGGCCTCGCTCGCCGCGAGCGGCATCCCGACCTCGCGCATCGTGGTCGAGGAAGGCGAGATCTCCAAGACCTATGCCGGCCTGGAGAAGGTCAGCGAAGCCCTGATCGCCGCCAGGATCGAACGCAACGATCTCGTCATCGCGCTCGGCGGCGGCGTGGTCGGCGATCTCGCCGGCTTTGCGGCTGCGATCCTGCGCCGCGGCGTCGATTTCGTGCAGGTGCCGACCTCGCTGCTGGCGCAGGTCGATTCATCCGTCGGCGGCAAGACCGGCATCAACTCGCCGCAGGGCAAGAACCTGCTGGGGTCCTTCCACCAGCCGGTGCTGGTCATTGCCGATACCGCCGTGCTCGACACGCTGTCGCCGCGGCAGTTTCGCGCCGGCTATGCCGAGGTCGCCAAATACGGCGTGCTCGGGGATGAGGCGTTCTTCACCTGGCTGGAGACAAACCATTCCGACATCGTCAAGGGCGGTTCGGCGCGCGAGCATGCGATCGCGACCTCCTGCCGCGCCAAGGCCGGCGTCGTCTCGCGCGACGAGCGCGAGACCGGCGAGCGCGCGCTGCTCAATCTCGGCCACACCTTCGGCCACGCGCTGGAAGCCGCGACCGGGTTCTCCGACCGTCTGTTCCACGGCGAGGGCGTTGCCATCGGCATGACGCTGGCCGCGCAGTTCTCGGCCAGGCTCGGCATGATCGGCGAAGCCGAGGCGTCGCGCGTCGAACGGCATCTGATCGAGGCCGGCCTGCCGACGCGCCTGCAGGATATCGCGGGCTTCGCGCAGGAGGGGCTTGCCGACGCCGACGCGCTGATGGCGCTGATGGCGCAGGACAAGAAGGTCACGCGCGGCAAGCTCACCTTCATCCTGCTGGAGGCCGTCGGGCGCGCCGTGATAGCAAAGGATGTCGAGCCGACGCTGGTGCGCGATTTTCTGCAGTCGAAATTGGCGCAGTGA
- a CDS encoding BolA family protein, with amino-acid sequence MVMKDTISNKLQEAFTPESLQVVDESHLHEGHSGHRPGGETHFRVYIVSDAFKGKSRVERHRLINSALAAELAGSVHALAIQAKAPGEG; translated from the coding sequence ATGGTTATGAAAGACACTATCAGCAACAAGTTGCAGGAAGCTTTCACGCCGGAAAGCCTGCAAGTCGTCGACGAGTCACATTTGCATGAGGGCCATTCCGGCCATCGGCCGGGCGGTGAGACGCACTTCCGCGTCTATATTGTATCCGATGCCTTCAAAGGGAAGAGCCGGGTCGAGCGCCATCGCCTGATAAATTCGGCGCTGGCCGCGGAACTGGCAGGCAGCGTGCACGCGCTGGCGATTCAGGCCAAGGCGCCGGGGGAAGGTTGA
- a CDS encoding J domain-containing protein, with product MPIDSSKFFDSIRVKPRGKQPEVKPRDTAVGCEWAGCQNKGAHRAPKGRENQREYWHFCLNHVREYNQNYNFFSGMNADAVARYQKDALTGHRPTWKMGANGGVKKGAEAEIDGAFDPFSMFQELNGRTGWRKGPDAPPKAETRKVMNAERKALHVMGLGPSATLADVKTKYKALVKQHHPDANGGDRSTEDRLIEIIKAYNYLKTVVREA from the coding sequence ATGCCGATCGATTCATCAAAGTTCTTCGACTCCATCCGCGTCAAGCCGCGGGGCAAGCAGCCGGAAGTGAAGCCGCGCGACACCGCGGTCGGTTGCGAATGGGCCGGATGCCAGAACAAGGGCGCGCATCGTGCGCCGAAGGGCCGCGAGAACCAGCGCGAGTACTGGCACTTCTGCCTGAACCATGTGCGCGAGTACAACCAGAACTACAATTTCTTCTCCGGCATGAATGCCGACGCCGTCGCGCGCTACCAGAAGGACGCGCTGACCGGCCATCGTCCGACCTGGAAGATGGGCGCCAATGGCGGCGTCAAAAAGGGCGCGGAAGCCGAGATCGATGGCGCCTTCGATCCCTTCAGTATGTTCCAGGAGCTCAACGGCCGCACCGGCTGGCGGAAGGGTCCGGACGCTCCGCCCAAGGCCGAGACGCGCAAGGTCATGAACGCCGAGCGCAAGGCGCTCCATGTCATGGGCCTCGGCCCAAGCGCCACGCTCGCCGACGTCAAGACCAAGTACAAGGCGCTGGTGAAGCAGCACCACCCCGACGCCAATGGCGGCGACCGCTCCACCGAGGATCGCCTGATCGAAATCATCAAGGCGTATAATTATCTGAAGACCGTGGTGCGGGAGGCGTAA